In Erigeron canadensis isolate Cc75 chromosome 6, C_canadensis_v1, whole genome shotgun sequence, the following are encoded in one genomic region:
- the LOC122603775 gene encoding DEAD-box ATP-dependent RNA helicase 7-like, with the protein MPSLAVLSETSETTTKVKKMMKNTATDTDTVALESPISKKEKKSKKIISSDSEKSEKKSKKKRKAASDDDDNDTSSEQIQPNIKDDEGVKKSKKKKIKLDEEAALVEVVKKVEENPNAVTNFRISEPLKNALKAKGIEALFPIQARTFNSIYDGLDLIGKAKTGQGKTLAFILPILESLINGPEKATRRTGYGRSPTILVLLPTRELAKQVFTDFKYYGEAVGLSSCCLYGGGGASIGPQTVQLKRGVDIVVGAVGRVKDHIERGNLDLCSLKFRILDEADEMLRQGFVEDVEYILGKVNDATKVQTVLFSATLPAWVNHIASKFLKSDKKIVDLVGVQVMKASENVRHIIMPCSWTARSQVIPDIIRHHSSGGRTIIFTETKDYCSELSGLLTGARPLHGDIQQSVREQTLAGFRSGKFMTLVATNVAARGLDINDVQLIIQCEPPRDVEDYIHRSGRTGRAGKSGVAITLYEPRKANISKLEREAGVKFEHISAPQPADIAKAAGGDAAEAIIQVADSVIPVFKSAAEELLNSSGLTPVELLAKALAKSVGYTEIKKRSLLSSMENFVTLHLDAGRPCYTPSFAYGVLRRFLPEEKVESIQGLALTADQRGAVFDVPVEDLDMFLAGQENATGVSLQVVKELPQLQEKEQARSRFSSGSNGFSRGRNFSDRRNDRFSRGSGGRSGGGGSRGGRGSYKRY; encoded by the exons atGCCTTCTCTTGCCGTTTTGTCTGAAACTTCTGAAACAACTACTAAAgtcaagaagatgatgaagaacacCGCCACCGACACCGACACCGTCGCTCTCGAATCTCcaatttcaaaaaaagaaaaaaagagcaAAAAAATTATCTCTTCTGATTCTGAAAAGTCAGAAAAGAAATCCAAAAAGAAACGTAAAGCtgcttctgatgatgatgataatgatactAGCTCTGAACAAATTCAACCTAATATCaag GATGATGAGGGTGTGAAGAAAagtaagaagaagaaaataaaattggaTGAAGAGGCAGCACTAGTTGAGGTTGTTAAGAAAGTAGAAGAGAATCCGAATGCGGTTACTAATTTTAGAATTTCGGAGCCGTTGAAGAATGCTTTGAAGGCTAAGGGGATTGAAGCATTGTTTCCAATTCAGGCCAGGACTTTTAATTCTATCTATGATGGTCTTGATTTGATTGGGAAAGCCAAAACTGGTCAG ggGAAAACATTGGCTTTTATATTGCCAATATTGGAGTCTTTAATCAATGGACCTGAGAAAGCAACTAGGAGGACCGGGTACGGGCGGTCACCTACGATTCTTGTGCTTTTGCCAACTAGGGAGTTAGCAAAGCAG GTGTTTACGGATTTCAAATATTACGGTGAGGCTGTTGGCTTGAGTTCATGTTGTTTGTATGGTGGTGGAGGGGCATCTATTGGTCCTCAAACTGTTCAACTGAAAAGAGGAGTGGATATTGTTGTCGGAGCTGTTGGTCGTGTTAAG GATCATATTGAGAGAGGGAACCTTGACTTGTGCTCATTGAAATTCCGTATCCTTGATGAAGCTGATGAAATGTTGAGGCAAGGTTTTGTTGAAGATGTTGAATATATTctag gCAAGGTGAATGATGCCACCAAAGTTCAAACAGTTCTGTTCAGTGCAACTTTACCAGCTTGGGTGAATCAT ATTGCATCGAAGTTTTTGAAATCAGACAAGAAGATTGTAGATCTTGTTGGTGTTCAGGTAATGAAGGCCAGTGAAAATGTTAGACACATCATCATGCCTTGTTCTTGGACAGCAAGATCACAGGTCATTCCTGATATCATTCGCCATCATAGCAG TGGTGGCCGTACCATTATTTTCACCGAGACAAAGGATTATTGCTCTGAACTATCTGGACTACTGACAGGAGCCCGACCGTTACATGGTGACATTCAACAGTCTGTGCGAGAG CAAACACTTGCGGGATTCCGATCAGGCAAGTTCATGACATTGGTGGCCACAAATGTGGCAGCTCGAGGACTCGATATTAATGATGTCCAGCTGATCATCCAG TGTGAACCACCACGTGATGTTGAAGACTATATTCACCGATCTGGGAGGACAGGGAGAGCTG GGAAGTCTGGTGTTGCCATTACACTTTATGAGCCAAGGAAGGCCAATATCTCCAAGTTAGAGAGAGAAGCGGGTGTCAAATTTGAACATATATCTGCTCCTCAACCGGCTGATATTGCTAAAGCTGCTGGTGGAGATGCAGCAGAGGCAATAATACAAGTTGCCGACAG TGTCATCCCTGTCTTCAAGTCAGCTGCAGAGGAGTTGTTAAATTCTTCTGGCCTAACACCGGTGGAACTTCTTGCTAAGGCGCTTGCCAAGAGTGTT GGATATACAGAAATTAAAAAGAGGTCACTTCTATCGTCCATGGAGAACTTTGTGACACTACATCTTGATGCTGGAAGACCTTGTTATACACCTTC ATTCGCATATGGTGTCTTGAGAAGGTTTCTGCCtgaagaaaaagtagagtcaaTTCAAGGTTTAGCCCTAACTGCTGATCAAAGAGGTGCTGTCTTTGATGTTCCTGTGGAAGACTTGGATATGTTCCTTGCTG GCCAGGAGAATGCTACAGGAGTGAG